ACTTACTGTGATGTGCTTCCGCTGCCAAATTTGTAAATGGAATTCGCTTCAGTCGTGTAGCATTAACACTTAAGAGTGTTCAGTAATTTGGATCACTCAGATTTGTATGCCTGAAGAAATTTATATTGTTGCAGCTATAAGCCTTTGGTAGTAGTTGGTTTAACATTTTAATTGGAAACATGGAAAGATTTCGATGCTTCTTTTCAATTTCATTGTTCTTAAAGACTAAGATTTCGAGAGTTATATACTGCAACTGGAGTAGGGTATCTTTTGCGGAAATATATTCACAATTTCAGACATTTATTTGTTATTTCAATCTCAGTGATGGATTGAGTCTTATACAATAAAAATTCCTTTGACACAGATTGCTGATGCAGTGGTAGTGGCAAGAAGCCTTGGTGCAACTCTTGTAATTCCTGATATCAGGGGAAGCAAGTTGGGGGACAAGAGGTATGCTGgcgttttcttttcattttgttgcactttttctttttcattatAATCGTAGTACCTGGGAAACTAGAAGTGTGAATTGCGCGTTATGTCACTTGTTATTCTGATTTGATTGTTCTCTTTGATTATTAAATTAATCCATACAACATATGCAAGGCTAAAAGTGCTATATCTAAATGGATGTCTTGCAGGCTGTGAAGAACTTTATTTTCAAAGAAAAGAGGGAGAAAACTTTTAAATGGAACTCTTGTTTGCAGAATGGTTTTGGAAGTGACAAATTGCACTTTCCAGCTTTATTTTAATCCATTTACAAATTACTGTTAGTGTAAGATAGGAGAAGTACGGGAAAGCACCACAAGCCTTCTGGTTTTTTGTTTACTTATTGACCTGACCGTACACCCGTTGTAATTTGCAGGGATTTTGACGATGTCTATGATGCTCAGAAATTTACAAGTAGCTTGGAGGGGGTGGTAAGGGTAGTAAAGCAACCACCTTCAAAAATATCAATGAAAAAGCTTGCAGTTGTGAAGGTTCCAAATCGTGTTACCAAAGATCACATTTCCGAAAATATTGAACCGGTTTTCAGGGAAAAGGGCAACATCAGGCTAGCTACATATTTTCCGTCAGTAAATATGAAAAAAGATAAAACAAAGACCGAAATTGACTCTGTTGCATGCATGGCAATGTATGGGACTTTAGAGCTCCAACCAGAGATTCGTGGAGTTGTGGATTCGATGGTGGAGCGGTTAAGGACATTGAGTCGAAAGTCAGATGGCCGCTTTGTAGCTGTGGATTTGAGGATCGATGTTTTAGAAAAGAAGGGGTGCAAGGATAAAGCTGGTTCTGCATCAAAGAATTGTTATGATGCTGGAGAAATTGCTACATTTCTAAGAAAAATTGGATTTGGCAAGGACACGACTATCTATTTAACCCAATCGAGATGGGACAGCAGTCTAGATGCACTAAAGGAGCTCTTCCCCAAAACTTACACCAAGGTAACTTTTTGCTATTCTCTTATTTTTGTAATGTCAAATTGTAAAGTACCACATTGGCCTCCTGTAGGCACCTACATACAACCTACCCTTAGTCCCCTAGTCCCCTACCCTACCCTCTACCTTGGTTACTTGTTTAGGTACGAACTTGTGACCTTGAGTTCCGATTTCAGGAGGGGAAAGTTCTAAGGCTCCGCTCTATTGgatttattttgactgaacttatctgaacttaacttaactgaacttattttatctgaaaaaaattattttgtccCCAAAAAACTTATCTGTGTGTGATAGtgtttgaaaaaaaaacgtatttatgaacttgtattatctgaacttaactgaacttattttgtccgaAATAAGTCGAAATAAGTctaataagtcgaacagaatagAGCCTAACTACCTGATCTCAAAATAGGTTAGAGGTTGGATCCCTCCTCCAAACCTTTGTTTTCTTCTTCGTTGAGTTCATAGTATATTCTCATACAGTAGCAACAATTGGGAGATGTAAGGTTTGAACATGAAACCTACTATTTTGAGAAACTCTATTGTTTCCCCATCAATGTAGATTGAAACATAATCCATAAATCTCATTGTCAAAATATGCAGTATTATGTAGCATGCAAATGTAATCTAACTTCTTTATGGCATTGCAGGAGGGAATAATGCCTATGGATAAAAAGGACCAATTCCTTAATTCAGAAACcccaacactagaagaggtgaTGGACTTCTACATCTGTTCTGAAAGCAATGTTTTTGTACCAGCAATCTCAGGCCTGTTCTATGCCAATGTTGCCGGGAAAAGGATCTCTTCTGGTAAAACACAGATTCTTGTTCCGTCCGATATATCTGGTTCTTCTGCTTCCCCAGATAACTACCTTTCTCATTATGTCACCAAGAAGAACCACTTGGCTTATTCATGTTTCTGCTGATAGTTTTTCAGAAGAATCagagaagaaaaaaatatattggCCATACCTTTCATAATAGTGTCAGAATTCTGATAAAACAGGTGAAGTCAAACCATTTTGGGTTTAGTCAATTGATGGTTGAGTGATTTTTCATACTTAAAATTCAGGGTAACCTCAGGAAATTTGAGGTTACACGATCTTTAGAGATACAGCTTGtaatatatttatttaagttGTATTGTAGTGATTGTAAACAGTGTGATTTCAACATGTTAGTTTGGTTCAGTTTGTGGCTTATTGCAATATTACATGCCAGATTTTTGCTCCGTTTGCAATGTCAAATACTTCTTTCGCTCTCTAAATACTGCAACATATTAACTTTTACGCTCACTAATACTTTTTTTAACACatgactttgactcttaatatctcgaatgatgtataattaattattataaaaaattgacacCTCTGGGTTTTGTTATGGATGTATTCATGGAGGATAAGCTTCCTTGAACCTGAATTTTGTAtcttttatttgtttaatttaatCCCAGCTTGCAtcgaaaaaaagagaaagacaaatttgtcaaaatttatcttataaaaaaaattacggaGTATGTTGTAATACATGGAAGTAACCTTTTAAATCTAGAATTCAATGGCTTTCTGAAGGAGATTCTAACTCTAGATATTTCTTTGCTTCAGTTAAGCAAAGGAGGAACTCAAATAGAATTGCTCTATTGTATAATGATCAAGGGGACAAGTTGACAGATCCAGGAGATATTACTGCAGAAATCAAGAAATTCTATATCTCCTTATTAGGCACTGCAGCTTCTAGTTTACCTAAAGTTGATCTACCAACTATCAGATCAGGACCTAGGCTGTCTTCTGATACTGCTCATTTTCTTTGCCAACCTGTGACAATAAAGGAAATTGATGATGCCCTTCATAGTATAGATGATGGTAAGGCCCCAGAGCTAGATGGGTATAATGCTGTGTTTTTCAAAGCTGCATGGCCAGTGATTAAAGAAGATTTGTATAAGGCTGTGTTCTATTTCTTCCAAACTAGGGAGATGTTTCCTGGTATGAATTGTGCATCTATTACTCTGGTTCCTAAGGTGGTGAATGCTTCATATGTGAAAGATTACAGACCTATAGCCTGCTGCTCTATGGTTTACAAGATTATTTCTAAAGTTCTTACAACAAGACTACAGAAAGTAATCACAGAAGTTGTAAGTGAATGTCAATCAGGATTTATTCCTGGTAGGAACATCACTGATAATATTCTTTTAGCAACTGAGCTGATCAAAGGTTATGGTAGAGCTCACCTCTCCCCTAGATGTGTGTTAAAAATTAATCTCAAAAAGGCCTATGACTCTGTGGAGTGGACTTTCTTGGAAACTGTGCTCTTTGAATTGGGTTTTCCAGTGATGTTTGTGCAATTACTCATCGCTTGTATCACTACTGTTTCTTACTCAGTGCTTATCAATGGGTTCCCCAGTACTCcttttcaagcaaaaaaagGTTTGAGACAAGGTGATCCTCTCTCACCCTTTCTGTTTGCTATTGGGATGGAGTATCTCTCCAGATGTATGAATCAGTTAAAGTTGAATCCAGATTTCAATTTTCACCCTAGATGTGAAAAGCTAAACATCACTCACTTGATGTTTGTTGATGATTTGCTATTGTTTGCCAAAGCTGATAAGATCTCAGTGCAGTTGCTTCTTGATGCTTTTAGTAAGTTCTCTACTGTTTCAGGGTTGGAGGCCAACATGAACAAAAACAACATTTACTTTGGGGGTGTTTCTACTGCTGAAAAAGGTGATATTCTTGACACAACTGAATTACTAGAAGGCAGCTTACCTTTCAGATATCTAGGGGTGCCTCTTTCCTCTAAAAAACTCAACTACCATCAATGCAAACCCTTGGTGGATAAAATTCTTGCTAGAGCAAAAGTTTGGTCTGCTAAGTTCCTTACTTATGCAGGGAGACTCTTACTCATTAAAACTATTTTGTTTGGGATACAAACCTTCTGGTGCCAGATCTTTATTCTTCCCAAAAGAATTATTAAAGAGGTTGAAGCTTTCTGTAGGATTTTTCTGTGGACTGGTGATACTGCAAATTCTAAGAAAGCTTTAGTGGCTTGGGACAAGTTATACATGTCTAGATCTGATGGGGGTTGGAATGTGAAGAACATAGCCCTTTGGAACAAAGCAGCAATTGGCAAACTTCTGTGGGCTTTAGCTTTCAAGAAAGATAAGCTGTGGGTTCAATGGGTGGACAGCTTTTATATGAAAGGACAAGATCCTCTGCATTTTTTGGCTCCTAGCTCCTGTTCCTGGTCTCTTAAGAAGATTCTTAATAGTCAGATTTTCATCTCTCAGATTGGTGGCTGGACTAAGACTGTTGTGAAAGGGAAATACTCTATTAGTACAGTCTATAGAAATCTGCAAGGAACTTCCCAAAAGGTTCCTTGGTGGAGGGTGCTGTGTTATAATAGAGCTACTCCTAGAAGCATCTTTATTAATTGGTTGGCAGTTCTGAATAGGCTATATACCACTGATAGAATGCAAAACTGGGGTCTGAACTGTTCTGATGATTGTGTGTTATGTTCTGGTGGAAAGGAGTCAGCAGAACATCTGTTCTTTGCTTGTTCTTTTTCTACAATTTGGCAAGTTGTGCTGAAGAAACTGGGAATTCATAGGAGGAGTGCAGGTCTTGCT
This sequence is a window from Spinacia oleracea cultivar Varoflay chromosome 1, BTI_SOV_V1, whole genome shotgun sequence. Protein-coding genes within it:
- the LOC110785561 gene encoding protein MANNAN SYNTHESIS-RELATED 1 isoform X1, whose protein sequence is MQRSERDYPRDKKRESSNCIFGFGNWISSIMVDPRQILAGFLTVTMFVMLAHMIRRDHFNSNTQVRMSSSSKTQFEGSKFAEQSAVAIDSNGLWRDDAPELKPCWSNPSMEGDQSEGYVTFSLTDGPEYHISQIADAVVVARSLGATLVIPDIRGSKLGDKRDFDDVYDAQKFTSSLEGVVRVVKQPPSKISMKKLAVVKVPNRVTKDHISENIEPVFREKGNIRLATYFPSVNMKKDKTKTEIDSVACMAMYGTLELQPEIRGVVDSMVERLRTLSRKSDGRFVAVDLRIDVLEKKGCKDKAGSASKNCYDAGEIATFLRKIGFGKDTTIYLTQSRWDSSLDALKELFPKTYTKEGIMPMDKKDQFLNSETPTLEEVMDFYICSESNVFVPAISGLFYANVAGKRISSGKTQILVPSDISGSSASPDNYLSHYVTKKNHLAYSCFC
- the LOC110785561 gene encoding protein MANNAN SYNTHESIS-RELATED 1 isoform X2, whose protein sequence is MQRSERDYPRDKKRESSNCIFGFGNWISSIMVDPRQILAGFLTVTMFVMLAHMIRRDHFNSNTQVRMSSSSKTQFEGSKFAEQSAVAIDSNGLWRDDAPELKPCWSNPSMEEGDQSEGYVTFSLTDGPEYHISQIADAVVVARSLGATLVIPDIRGSKLGDKRDFDDVYDAQKFTSSLEGVVRVVKQPPSKISMKKLAVVKVPNRVTKDHISENIEPVFREKGNIRLATYFPSVNMKKDKTKTEIDSVACMAMYGTLELQPEIRGVVDSMVERLRTLSRKSDGRFVAVDLRIDVLEKKGCKDKAGSASKNCYDAGEIATFLRKIGFGKDTTIYLTQSRWDSSLDALKELFPKTYTKEGIMPMDKKDQFLNSETPTLEEVMDFYICSESNVFVPAISGLFYANVAGKRISSGKTQILVPSDISGSSASPDNYLSHYVTKKNHLAYSCFC